The Egibacteraceae bacterium DNA segment GCTTGCGGCCGATGGCGGCGATGACCGTCTGGGGCTTGAGGGGACCGTCGGGCTGCTGTTCGCAGCGCAGCGGATGCGCCTGCTGCCAGTCGCGCAGGGTCTCCCACCAGCCGGAGAGGTCGGCCGGGTCGGCGCCCTCGTCGTAGGCCTCCTGCAGCGCGTCGGCGATCTGCCCGATCACGACGCGGCAGTCACCGACGATCGGCACGTGCGGCTCGCGGTTCTTGCCGATCTCGGCCGGGTCGATGTCGACGTGCACGACCCGTGCCCCGCGGGCGAACGTGGTGAGGTCACCCGTGACACGGTCGTCGAATCGGGCCCCGAGGGCGATGATGAGGTCGGCGCCCTGCATTGCCGTGACCGCGGTCCAGTGGCCGTGCATGCCCGGCATGCCGAGGTGGTTGGGGTGGCTGTCGGGGAACCCGCCGCGGGCCATGAGCGTGGTGACCACGGGGAGATTGGTGAGCTCGACGAGACGGAGCAGCTCGTCGGGCGCGCCGGCTTTGATGATCCCCCCACCGGCGTAGATCACCGGACGGTGGGCGGCGAGCACCTCCCGGACGGCTTCCCGCACCATCTTCTGGTGACCGCGCACCGTCGGCTTGTAGCCGGGAAGGTGGACGCGCTCGGGATAGGCGAAGCCGCCCCGGGCGTTGAGGACGTCCTTCGGCACGTCGATGAGCACAGGACCCGGACGGCCGGTCGAGGCGATGTGGAAGGCCTCGGCGATCGCCTCGGGAATGCGCTCGGGGCTGCGGACCATCTCGTTGTGCTTCGTCACCGGCATGGTGATGCCCGTGATGTCGGCCTCCTGGAACGCGTCGCCGCCGACCGCTCCGGTCGGCACCTGGCCGGTGATCGCCACGATCGGCACGGAGTCCATGTAGGCGTCGGCCAGCGCCGTGACGAGGTTGGTGCCACCGGGCCCGGACGTGGCCATGACGACGCCGACGCGGCCCGTCGCCTGGGCGTAGCCCTCGGCCATGTGCCCCGCTCCCTGCTCGTGGCGGGCGAGGACGTGGCGGATCGACGAGTCGAGCAGCGGGTCGTAGGCGGGCAGGATCGCGCCGCCCGGATGACCGAAGATGACCTCCACCCCCGCGGCCTCAAGGGACTTGATGACCGCCTGCGCTCCAGTGATCTCCATGGTGCTGCGCCTCATCTCGCGTCGGTGCCGTCAAACAAAAAACCTCTCGGGCGGTAGCAACCGAGAGGTGCGCCTGGGGGGGTTCGTCGGCGTCAGGCCGGTCCCAGGCGCGCCGGGGATACGAGCACATCGCGCGCAGCGCTCATCGCCGTTCCCCTTCCGCAGCGCTCATCGCTGCTTCGTCGTACTCGAGGCCCCGAAACCCTGGTCCCGAGGCCCATTGATTCTCGCGGGCGCACCCGCTCGGGTGTAGTGTGGCAGGAGACAGGAACCTGTCAACTCGGTGGGACGGGGCCATATCACCGCTCACCACGGTGCGTGAGGCGCTCCCGAGCGGGGAGAATGGCTCACGACCGCGGTTGGCGGCTGACCGTGCGGGGCAAACTCAGGACTA contains these protein-coding regions:
- a CDS encoding acetolactate synthase large subunit; the encoded protein is MRRSTMEITGAQAVIKSLEAAGVEVIFGHPGGAILPAYDPLLDSSIRHVLARHEQGAGHMAEGYAQATGRVGVVMATSGPGGTNLVTALADAYMDSVPIVAITGQVPTGAVGGDAFQEADITGITMPVTKHNEMVRSPERIPEAIAEAFHIASTGRPGPVLIDVPKDVLNARGGFAYPERVHLPGYKPTVRGHQKMVREAVREVLAAHRPVIYAGGGIIKAGAPDELLRLVELTNLPVVTTLMARGGFPDSHPNHLGMPGMHGHWTAVTAMQGADLIIALGARFDDRVTGDLTTFARGARVVHVDIDPAEIGKNREPHVPIVGDCRVVIGQIADALQEAYDEGADPADLSGWWETLRDWQQAHPLRCEQQPDGPLKPQTVIAAIGRKLAGQGIVVTGVGQHQMWAAQHIRYERPRTWINSGGLGTMGFCVPAAIGAKVGRPETTVVAIDGDGSFQMTLQELATAKTEGVPVVFCVINNGSLGMVRQWQELFYAERYSQVHLGYVPDLVKLADAFGMPGFRCDKPEDVEATVDKALAVGDTPTLVDFRVDVTEKVFPMVPAGKSNDDIVESAEEWYAKVAAGARGGAGEPGGAGLPDHLREGNVV